DNA sequence from the Myxocyprinus asiaticus isolate MX2 ecotype Aquarium Trade chromosome 3, UBuf_Myxa_2, whole genome shotgun sequence genome:
agaTCCTTACGCTtgaccatttttcctgcttccaacacatgaaattcaagaactgaccgTTCACTTGCTGCCCAacatatcccaccccttgacaggtgccattgtaacgagataataaatggtattcacttcacctgtcagtggttttaatgttgttgctgatcagtgtgtgtgtgtatatatatatatatgtatgatgtGTTGTGCTCTTTACTTGAGGAATAGCATTCGGGTGAAAGTGGCATATCTTCTGAAGCTTAGCAGAGGTCTGGATCTCAGTGAAGTTGTGGCCCAAACGAAACTGAGACAGAACTGCTAGCTTCTTACAGGAATCACAGTCTGTGTGCACAGTGGACACTGGAGAAGACACAAATAATTCATATTTAGCATTATTACTAATTTACAGCAGAAAGAATTATTCTTCAATCACGGCTGGTTTGAGGATTTGCTAACACAGTGGGTCTAAAACTTTTTATGTCAAGCAACAAGTCTGACCAAATCAGAGCATCCAGCCCCACAAGGTTATTATTAAAGGATGATaaaagattttaaagatttttatttctattttattttcaatttgtcattccaatttagtttcatttttatAAGTTTAAGTACATCAATCCAAAAACATCAATGCAATTCTGGATCCATCTCGTGGGAGCTAGACACCGTACTGGTGTCATGCCGATTTTTCACCCCCAagaatggttatgtttaggggtaggtgcaGATGTGACCAATGACTCCCTACTATGGTTAGGGTAACAGGTGGGTGTAGGGGTGGGCTTTAGGTACAGGGAACAGTTAGGTTGCGGGGagtaaaggccccagcacacttatGGAGAAGTTCTCTGTTCTTCGTTCAGAGGTAAAATGAactttgaaacagctgagcaacaacatactatttgcgaacattcagacgcCAGCCACTCTGCAGGGGGAGGCCTTTTAGAGGTATATTGAAATATGAGAACGCTCaggactacatgtaaaacatcaaccaatgtgacattaaaatgttttattcaggagataacatgttttttgtcttgtttatattCTAAATGCATAGTGCTAATGCACTAACACATAATATGCGACAATTACActgttgtaatttatgatgacaaagatactactgcaaagaagggtgtataaaagagtgttaatggacagaatacagacaaaagaatgatgataggcatatcttactttgggcagatgtgtgaatcgCTGTAGACAGACATGAGTCTGGGCACTAAAGAGTATTTGAGTggattttattccttttgtacactaattaaacaaaaaaatgaatgacgtgttcttggaaaatgtctctacgagATTGATCGTACTGATgaaggtaaatttgcaccagctcgcttaTAACTGCATGctagtgtgttcatgttgactgatcttaactgactgaacaggcCTTAGCTATTGGCCTCAAAGTAGgttgagctccaggtcacacctaccgaatgttttTAGTAGCTTTCTTTAGTAAGAAGTTTTCCTAGCTGTTACGAACCAAagaaacgaactcaaaaacaccttcttgtggacagattttgttctaaatgatgtcacatccatttgttcttcgatttcgtaagAAGTATGCAGGGGCCTTAAGAATCTGGGGGGAGTCAGATTTCGGCAAATCAATGGCACCTTAAGAGCTGCCATAACGCAAGAATCACTGCTGGTAATGTGACttaatgttttttgctttttttttagtgttgattagtttcagtatttttatttttagtattttagagctgtcaaagCTAATGCATTAATTGACATAATTAAAATATATCTAACAGTGGTAATTTCTCAGGGCTATCTAGATACTGTATATCAcggagcacatttacatgcacaccaatacattgATTACTCCCAaatatcagcttatttaaaaaatctcaacaaagcaagaaatctgcatttacatgacatttgacaaCGTGCGCACATTTGATGAGCCGGTAAGAATtgcggtaaaggtgtttacgtgCAAcgtgaaatcggggtaatgggcaaagaTCTAGGTGTGTTGGCTGGGTTATTCTTAAGtggtttatgaccttacccccaTTAATGACAGTCGttaattgcatttacatgaccacacacgttgtcggcttattaagcataatcgtgtaAGAACGTTCATGTAAACGTGTTCCACAATCTAATGGCATTTTCATTCTTATTAATGGGGGCTTGTAAAGGTTTAAAAttctcaacaacaaaaaaacatatatatggaATAACATCATCAGGATTTGCACAAAtatgtggagtccatgccagctcgagtgcatgctgtcattaaaaggGGCACATAGCAAATATTTAGAAATTCTAAAATTCATGtgaatttttttcaacatttaacTGAAATTGTTATGTtgataatgtaatttgttatgaaaaaatctatattagaaaaatgcaaaagagAAGCATTTTCCCATATGAACtcaccgtatatatatatatatatatatatatatatatatatatatatatatatatatgtaacagaGTTGTGTACAAAAGTTTGAGAACCTCTGTTCTACGTGACAAGTGTGTGCTCGCCTCTGCTAATCAGGCTACTTACATAGTATTGGTGTCTCTGGGAAGACACACAGCCCCAGCACAGTACAGATAGTATGTGGAGGGGCGGAGGACAATAGAAGTTCAATGATCTTCTTTCCATACGTTTCTATAAAGCTGTCACACATGTCCTTATATTGTGCAGGCAAATAGTCGCAGATTTTCTCCAGAAGCTTCACTATGACTTCCTGAAACGGGTCCGACCAAAAAAATCaggagcattttattttttaaagtcctGCAAGTCAATACAATTTCAAAGCATTCATTTCTATTTGctattccattttaaactaatttATACTTGATTAAATATGAAACTGATATCCAACAGATGTGTATGCCTTActtcagttctttcttttggcaACATGCTCTCCAGTGTCTTTATTAGGAACAGACAGAAGGTACAGATAGGATTGACACGAACCTAGGAAACAGGAAACAGTGTAACTTTTGATAACTGTCATATTAAATATTAGTTTATCCACTAACTGAATTTAACATAGCTTATAGTTGCAATATAGTTGTCAAATGTTCCATTTTCCAGCAGAAATCCaattattttgctttattttatgaCTAGAACCATCAGAATAGAAGCATGGTCTCAAGGTGACTGATTTTGCCAAGTTACAGGACATTTGACTGGATCATCATCTTTGTTGGTCCTGAAACACCATTCCTGTCAGACACATGTCCTAACCCTGGCCGTAACCCCAATCCCAAAACCCAGAGGGAATTGATTAGTTGATAAAAATGTTGTTCAAACACCAATCCTAGCCTTAAAagtttagttcatccaaaaatgcaaattctctcatcatcacattatttcttctgcagaacacaaagatgttttaaaaaatatctcagctctgtagatccatacaatgcgagtgaatggggtccaaaaatgtaaagctccaaaaagcacataaaggcagcataaaattaagtTATAAGACAtaattggtttaatccatgtcttctgaaggaatccagttttttttctttttgttgagaacaggccaaaatataactcctcttTTACAGTACATATTGACATTTGCTGTCTCCTTGGcggtcatgatttcaaactcgattacacttcctagagccatctagcgctctgcgaatgcgtcaagcactaggaagtgtaatcgagcttgaaatcatgatcatggctagagattgcaatggcaagatgtaaagggaaaagggagttacattttggtctgttctcacccaaaacctataagattgcttcagaagacattggagtcttatggattacttttctacTGTGCTTTTTAGGGGCTTTAaaggaccccattcacttgcattgtatggacctacagagctgacatattcttctaaaaatctttgtctgggttctgcagaagaaagaaagtcaaacacatctgggatggcatgagggtgagtaaataatgagagaattttcatttttgggtgaactattcctttaaggctaaccttaaaatctgattggttgatcaaATGTTGTTTTAGGACCATCGAGGTACACATCCGCCAAAACCACAGTGCCAAAATCATTagaataaagtaaaaagtaaatacaagttaaaaaattttaaaaatcagCTAGATGAAACCCTTAATGCACCACTTCAAGCAACATGTGAACCTTAATGTACACTGAAACTTGTTACATAATGTTCTAATAATAATCTTACATATCAAAGATGTGGACTAAAAATCTGTAACTTGGACTCAAGGTAGATTTAGGTCACAATCCAGACATAATTCTTCACCGTGCAAAGCAATACTTCAGACAATGTCTGGGTAACGAGTACATTAATGACTTCTTGGATCTTTTGTATGTCTAATGCTTACCTCTTGACTAGTTCCTCTTAAGGGATTTGCATAAAGGAAACCGGACTCATTCAGACCAACACTCAGCACTGATGTGGCTTTTCTGTCTGTCGGGATGCTGCATAGTCCCAACAGTGAACATATGTCACCTTCTTTGTGATTCTGTGGTgaaggtacaaaaaaaaaaaaatgcaataatataatggctGTGCAATATTATTCAACAACAAATTATTACATATTGCTCATGTTATTGGTCacgtaatatattattattatttttatttataaaatgcatttttgttcaAGCATTTTGATTAAGGAAACAAATGAATCACGACACATTAGGATGCATTTCTAGGGGGTTTAGTCCACCAATTAAAAATAGTACCACTGTACATAGTACCATTCTGAAACATTttcaatatattaaataaataaaatgttgacGTTGTGGCTGTGCATTAAGAAACAACCATTGTCAGTAAGTGTAAGATTTTAAACAGAGAGATACTCACTGCCAGTTCACTGAGATACTGTATGGCCAAATGTAGATATTTATTTGATCCATCCGTGCACCAAAACATATTGGGGAGTTCATGACAAAATTTGCTGAGAGCTTCTTCAACAAGATTCTGTGAAGAGGGGATAGCTTAAGAAATAGACACTCAATCATGAATACAACAGAAGATCATGagctaaaaacatttaaaaataaaaatttttttttattgtaaatgcaGTCAGCGTTGGGTAGAATTGGGCTtcatgtaatctgtattatgtaatctgattacaaaataaagTACTTGCAATTAggttacaatacattttaaaatgtgcgtaatcagattagttactttttatggatttcaCTACATATAGATTACATTACCTATTAGTATTGATTTTTGAGGAGTAGCCAAACACTTTCATTGTTTAATGAAAGTGTGTAAAGGAGTGTCAACTTAATACACTTAGGGTGGGTTGCACAAACcaggattaatcttaaatttagattaaatcaaggtttatcaGATAAGTCTGTTGCACCCAactttaaaccttgtttaaaaataatcagggttacattttaatacatcgatttgatcctgatttaaatttGACAGTAAATCTGAGTTAACTTTAATTCTGTAGCTCCAATATTTAAATCTCAGTAAGGGATTAACTTTAAATTtgcagctgaggtggtttaaataaaaaacggaccaacaattaaacatgaatgacttGGTAAACGAACAGTGGATGTGCCGTCAGCCTTCTGAGAGAcgtttatcatattatttatgtctattATGATCCGAAATCTTGGGCTGCTTGCCGCGATGCACGCTTTTAAATTCGGTGTGTGAGTTGGGCGGCGCGATTATGGAATTAtatgtgtgccacaattctgcgcgcacaaaattatattttgagtacGCAACATATTTTAagagcacaaaaatgttctgtgtgtgcAAAATAATACTTTGAgcatttaagattttattttgagaacacaaaaatgttctgcatgtgCAAGAGgaaattttgagcgcacaaaatgttattttgcacgcgcgtgaactcagttttgtaaagcaatgtatcttctttcAAAGATGAATTCACTTTGAGCAGGCAAAAATCtattttgcacttgaataaagtttatttgaatgtgaatttgcacagaattctgaaatgtatgtaactccactgttttttgtgtgtgctagATCTCACTCGCTCTTCTcctattttttttaacagccttgtatattataaatattatgaatattataaatattgcctaaattaacattctattcttgataataaattagaaaagctgtttatgtttgtatttcaaagctgtggggtctcttgaaatgttcagtatgctgtttttatgacgTTTATGCATTCTACCACAATCCTGGCAACACTGATTAATGGAAGAaatggaagaaaaggaaaagaggctaAATATGTCTCCTATCATAGTTTGtggtaaattaaatgtacagtatattgaacctcaattgtttgagactgcaaaaagttttaaaaaatagaaagaaatccctagcattgcatgatcccaggcaactatattttgaaaaacttacattACAGTAAGTTAAGCCTTACAGCATTCCTGATATGTCTATAATCCATaggatatatatattttgtaatgataactgcatacagtatataaagtgtgcACTGAACTTGGAACATTGTGCCTGTTGGCTCTTCTGCAATGTTTACACTGAGATGTTCATGGCTGCTGTAGCTATCTGAACTGTCCAATTGAAGAGTGCTTGTAAGCAGCTTCTAATAGCCAATCCTGATGTAGGAGGCGGGACTTGTTGGAATACAGTTGGAAAAGCAAACGAGCAGTCTAAAGTTCCATGCACATACAGAGGGCATACGAGGAGAGATAacgagtgagatcttgcacaagcaataaaaatgtattaatctttgcaagaagatacattgctttacaaaactgagttcaagcacAAACAAAATAACTTTCTGTGTGTTCAAAATATCATCTAGTGCGTGCAAAATATGTTTGTGCGCtcaaaaatatcatcttgtgcatgcaaaaaaaaaatgtgtgcgctcaaaatatcaacttgcgtgcacagaacatttttgtgtgctcaaaatataattttgcatgctcaaaatcaggggcgtagattccaggggggatgggggagcgACAGGAGGGtgttatccccccccccccccccccccccattatttagtccatgatcaatggaaatatgtaaatgcttcacgctgcaaccccccaatgttcaagccaaatctacgcccttgctacAAAATCTACAATTTTGCGTGCGCAGAATTTTATACAACTCCATACGCGATTACCAGCTGCCCCATTCTTTACATGCGGGGACACGGGACAGAGACAGGTCTCTCGAGGAGAAGCGAGAAGAGAGCGTTATTCGGCATTTAACGATAGCGGTAATAAGCCACAAGTGATCTTTACTGCTCCCCTCCTCTCTACTCGTTTCAGTCAGCAGCATGGGCTGTTCATTTCTGGTTACACTTTTTCTTAGTTAGTACACGCTGCTGCGACATTATCTTCATCTGCTTGATCAGCCCTGTGTACTAACAATCTACAGCTAAATTcagaatccatcatggcggacaaAATTAATCGCAGGTGAACGTTTTAATCACGGGTTTAAAgtttaatctctgatttgttaaaccatatataaaattaagtggtgcaacacaattcaaattaaaataaaatttagatcAACAAACCTTGGATTAGCTCTAAACTCCGCTTAATTTAATCgttattggtgcaacccacccttaaaattagattttcatcaaaacaagcaataagtaatccaaaaatgatctaaaaagtgtcatctaaaaaaaattacataactgATTACAAATTTGGTtgtgtaatcagtaccagattacatttcagaagtaatctatcaGATACTGAGTGCAgtttatacataaataaaaataacatgatctaaaataaaaaactacagtaaacttttcttttacttgtagTACACTAATTATAGTCATTTACATTAATATgtgtagtattttattttttagtatacCACACAGTACAGCACCAATCCTCAGGCAAAAACTTGTGAGCGTTCTAGTCAAAACTTCTCTCTATGATGtatcaaatgtgtttttaaagtatAGTTTGATGAAATTAGTAGTTTAATACTTCAAGTGTAGAAAATGGAAACACATCACACTGAACTTTGAACAATAAGGAACAAATGTGAGCCAGAAACCATAGATACCTCACATGGCTCAGCTGCCATGAGAAAGTAAAACTAGATCTGTACTTGCAATTGCAAGTTTCACTTCCCTAAAGCTATTAGTACAATGACCATCCCATAGCATCCTTTGGTATTTACCctttatttgataattttttttttatgtgcgaGAGGTCAGATATACagaaaatgtttaaacatttaataCTGTTGACACTACGGATCTTTGATTACCAACAGTTCAATTAGTTACAATGGATTTCAGTGACATCTACTTCAGAgtatacatcacacacacacacacactcacacacacacacacacacacacacacacacacacacacacacacacaaatgtacctGTGAGTCTTGATTGGAGAGCATTTCCCTCAACAACTGTACAATCCTGTTGCAATCACTGCACATGTTGTTCATCTAAATAATGACAATGGCAGTGGAATATTTGCAATGAAGTTGCATTATGCTTGATCATGATCTCTTTTGGTCATACATTCTGGTATAAATGTAAcgaaaaagttattttattagaTGCATTCTGTAATAATGCTTCAGTGTAATAATCTTCATGAAACATGCACAATCAAAAGAATGCTAGAATGTATCAGGTTCTAAAATAAAACCGCAAACTCTCACAACCTCTTTTTAGgatttgtaatttacatgacataCACATACACTTTATTAGAAAGAAGGAAGTGTAAAAATAACCAGGTTCTCAGATCTTCTTTTCAGTTCACAGATGTTAGTGCatttattatttgtaaaaatgtgCCAAACCTCTGCTCATCTAGACATTTCTATTCATAAGACTTTTGTATGATCAGTTCTGCTAATGAATGGATCATTATCTAAATGCCCCAAATAGCTAGGTATGTTGTCACATTATACGGGGTAAGTTGTCAAAACCTGCCATTAAATAAATAGCCTGGCTGATGTTTTTCAGATAAATTAAAAAAGTTCatcaattatgaagcacaaaaagcTAAATATAAAAGgtaacacaaaaatatcaaatgcTTTGACCAAAATACATTGTAATTATTAACTGTGTAAgataacaacaaataaaacagaatccGATATTTATGAAAAAACACTACATAACATTTTACCATAACTTCTTGCACATGCATagattacattgtaaatgcagcatgttatttGTCAACCATTCATCACTCACCTGTAGAGGGCTGGATGTTTGCTGTGTGTAGCGGTGAAGATCGAGATCTACACTTCTGGCCCATCCTATAGAGAAACCAGGAATGGTATTTAACGCTAATTAATCCTCTCTGCACTGTACGACCATATTAGTTAACTTACCAGGAAACCGATTGGAAAATGAAAGAGCTGATTTgagcattttaaacattttaaaacgtaACTTTTCATTAATTTTAGTACACTTGGAGAAGGCTACAGAGAATAATGTTTAGGCTATTATAAGTGCAGGCTTCATattttaatagtggaatttgatTGCATATATGGTCAagcaaaatatataaaacaggtCCAGCCTcggttaacattttaattttcttACCTGAAGACAGAGTAGAAGTGAACACTAAAAGAGATACGATGGCAAACTCCATTGTCTGCATTGTAGAAATGCTTTAGTGGAATGATTTGATCTGGAGTAAAGAGTGTTCTTCCACTGCAGTCAATATATCTTAAAACTAATGCAGATCAGGGTGTCGTCTGTTCATATGGTAAACCACTCAAGAATCTTTCCGGTCTGATATTCACTTGCGTTTTTGATTCGTATTATTGTACTTTGAGGAAGTAGGCTAACTTTAACCACTGGCCAGCAACAGTCATCCTTTAAAGCATTTTTCTTTTAATCCAATCCAGTTTACATTTTATTTCGGTCAATCTTTCTTACAGCTTTTTTTCCAATAGTTTTGAAATTGAACTGTTATTTGTCTGTAGATCTATACTGTACTAAATATGTCTAATCTATCACTCTCTAGTAGAAGAGTAGAAAAGCTAATATATTAACACATAGCTagctaataacaataataaaaaaataatatgcagaTGAGCAGATGAAAGCTTCTATAGGGAGGAAATTACTATGAAAGTTGCTTAAATTCCCTCCCAAATCGGTCTTGCAAGGTGTACATTAGTAAATATACAATAGCTAATATGGTGCATGCATGAGGCTATACAGAATATATGGGGCctatatttattgcattattctGTATTATTGTATAATAGAAGTATACAAACGTCAACAGATTTCTAAAGCTTCAAACAGCATCTTTGTTACATTTACagttattcatttagcagatgcttttatccaaagcgacttacaaattaggaatACAACAGAAGcgattcatcctaaggaggcagtaataagtgctgtaatacaaagttGCAGATTTCTCAGAGAAGCGCCAGTAGAGAGGAAGGTGAGGGACAGAGGTGAaagaatgtttttcttttcttagaAGAAAGAAGACAGTTATTGCATTAGTAGGACTGGGACAAGTGCTCCCGAAAGAGATACGTCTTTAGATGTTTCCTGAAGGTGGCCAGAGAATCAGCTGCTCGGGTGGGTTTTGGCAGGTCATTCCTCCAGCGAGGAACGGTTGAACAGTTGAAAAATGTCTGAGAGAGTTATTTTGTGCCTTTGTGAGATGGCACCACGAGGCGCTGCTGGTGATCGTAAACTTCTGGAAGGCACATAAACTCAAAGAAGCTGTGATGCCCATTGCTGTGAGAGTTGAAAGGAGGATCTGGTGGTTGACAATGTCGAAAGCAGCAGACAGGTCCAGTAGAATGAG
Encoded proteins:
- the LOC127421580 gene encoding prosaposin-like encodes the protein MQTMEFAIVSLLVFTSTLSSGWARSVDLDLHRYTQQTSSPLQMNNMCSDCNRIVQLLREMLSNQDSQNLVEEALSKFCHELPNMFWCTDGSNKYLHLAIQYLSELANHKEGDICSLLGLCSIPTDRKATSVLSVGLNESGFLYANPLRGTSQEVRVNPICTFCLFLIKTLESMLPKERTEEVIVKLLEKICDYLPAQYKDMCDSFIETYGKKIIELLLSSAPPHTICTVLGLCVFPETPILLSTVHTDCDSCKKLAVLSQFRLGHNFTEIQTSAKLQKICHFHPNAIPQCERFVQLHGLRVLKNEAKLPAITACKEDYLCRGHN